The genomic window CGACGGGATCGCGGTGCGTGAAGGCAACGGTCGCATCCGGAAACGTCGCCATCAACGGGCCGAGTTGCTCACAATGTTGTGGGCTCTTGAGCACCCACGTCCGCGGCCCGCGCAGAAATGTCAGCGCCTGCAGCACCTTCTTGAGATAGGCGTAATGACGATACTGGTCGAGCTTCAGGTAGTAGTCACGCCAATCCGGCACTTGCGCATGCCATTCCAGAACGTAGGAGGCCAGATCGAGATCGAGCAGCTCGACCTCCTCCTCGATCGCTTCGGGGAACCGGTCGTGCATGGCCGCGACCACCGGGGCGCTGGCCATCAGGGCGTCGTGTTCGGCCCTGGCGCGCGCGTAGCGCGGATCGACCCCGAAGCTGTCGGGCCCCTGGCCGCGGGCGGGTATCGGATCCTGGCTCTCCCAATACGGCAACGCGCGCCGGCGGGGATCGGCAGCAATGAGGTTCACCAGATGCGTGGTACCCGATCGCGGCATCCCGACGACGATGAAGGGCTTTTCGATCGGGATCGACTGGATCTCGGGATAGCGTTTGAGGAGCTGGGTGAGCGACAACCGGTTGCGCAGTAACCGAACTACCCGTTGGCGCAGGGTTGAGCGGGTGAGCTCGCGAAGGCTCGTGTCGGATTCGATCGCGGCCACGTGCGCGGTCAGCCGGTCCCCGAAGCCATCGGCGTCATCTAGATCGGAGCCCACCCCGGCCTGGTCAACGGCTTCGGCAAACATCCGGTCGATGTTCAGGTCGACGCGCTTGGCCTCGGTGAATTCCAGGACCTGACGCTGGATGTCGGTCAGCGTGGGCGAGGTCAGATCGTCGAAGTCGATGTCCGCGATGTCGGGGCCGGCAGAGCTCATGCGACCGCCTCCTCGACCAGGTGCCGACTATTCGACGTATCACAGTAACGCCAGCGTTTCCACGGGCGTACGCCAACCGGCGCCCGCTCTACAGGTTCGCCAAATCGTCTGGGACGTCGACCTTGTGTTCAAGCAGCACATCCAGCGGCACGACCTCGAGCGTGCTTTCGTGCGTGGAGGCCAACACCACCGGGGCGGCGTACCCGTCCTCATGAGCGCGCAGCCAGTTCAGCGCGGTCACGCACCAGCGATCACCCGGGAGCAGGCCGGGAAACCGGTACTCCGGGACCGGGGTCGACAGATCATTGCCGATCGAGCGCTGGTGCTCCAGAAAGTCGGCGGTCATCACGGCGCAGATGGTGTGCCGACCGCGGTCCTCGGGCCCGGTCGAGCAGCAACCGTCGCGGTAGAAACCGGTGAGCGGCTCGGTGCCGCAAGGCTGCAGCGGCCCACCTAGCACGTTGCGATCAGCCACCCGCTCAGTATCCCGCCGTTCGGGCCGCGCTGAGAAGAGGTCGCATTCGCCGCCGGATGTTGGCGAAGCCTGCGTACTTCGAGCGACATATACAGTGGGCCGGGTGTCGACGCCCAATCCGCCGGAATACCCGCCCGGCCCACCGCCGGAGGGGTGGCAGCCGTACGGTTATGGTCCGCAACCGGGCCCTCAATTCCCGCCGCCGTCGAGCTACCCACCTCCATCGGGCTATCGGCACCAGCCGGGCCATTCGGCGCCGCAGCCCTACCCCGGATTTCAACCCTACGGCGGTCATCCGGGATACGCGGTCGATCCCTACGCGCCGTTCGGACGGGATCTCGCCACGGGCCTTCCCCTTTCGGATAAGTCGGCCACCACCGCCGGCCTGCTGCAGCTGTTCTTCGGCTCGTTCGGCATCGGACGCTTCTACATCGAGTCCACGCAAATCGCCGCCGCGCAGCTGGGCCTGGGGCTGCTCGGCATCGTCTTCAGCGTGTTCTGTCTCCTCGGCGTGCCGGTGCTGCTCGGCAGCATCATCTGGGGCGTAGTCGACGCGATCATGATGTTGACCGGCAACGTCAAGGACGATGAGGGCCGCAAGCTGCGTTAGCCTCCGCGCCCAAGAACCGTTGTGTCACGGCGAGATAACGATTTCAAAACATCGATCCAACGCGTGTCAATCAGCCGCTCCAGCCGCAGCAGACGGGAAAATTGGTGGCATTTGATACAACGACGTACGGCACTGAAATCACCGTTGCTGCTGGCAGCGGGCATGGCACTGGCCCACACGCCTCGCGCGTCGGCCGTCGCGGATCGATGGACACCCGAGCGCGCCAACGCCTGGTATCAGTCGCAGGGCTGGCTGGTCGGTGCGAACTACGTTCCCTCGACCGCGATCAACCAGTTCGAGATGTTCCAGGCGGGAACCTACGACCCCCAGCGCATCGACAGCGAGCTGAACCTGGCGCGGTCGCACGGGTTCAATACCATGCGGGTCTTCCTGCACGACCAACTGTGGGCCACGGATCGCCAGGGCTTCCAGGCACGCCTGGGTCAGTTTGTGGGAATCGCGGCGCGCCATCGCATCAAACCGCTTTTCGTCTTCTTCGACTCCTGTTGGGACCCGGTGCCGAAGGCCGGACCGCAGCACCCTCCGGTACCGGGTGTGCACAACTCCGGCTGGGTGCAGAGCCCGGGCGCCGAACGCCTCGGTGATCCCCGCTACGCCGCCGTCATGCAGGACTATGTCACCGGGGTGTTGACTCAGTTCCGCAATGACGACCGGGTGTTGGGATGGGATCTGTGGAACGAACCCGATAATCCCGCCAAGGAATACCGCAAGGTCGAACGCGCGGACAAGCTGCAGCACGTAGCGGAGCTGCTGCCGCAGGTGTTCCGCTGGGCGCGCGCTGTCGATCCCGCTCAGCCGCTGACCAGCGGTGTCTGGCAAGGTGCGTGGGCGGACCGGGGCAGCCGCAGCGCGATCAGCTCGATTCAGCTCGACAACGCCGACGTGATCACGTTTCACAATTACGGCAAGCCGGCCGAGTTCGAGTCCAAGATCGGTGAGCTGGCGCCGATGGGCCGGCCGATCATCTGCACCGAATACATGGCTCGCCCGCAGGGCAGCACCATCGAGTCGGTTCTCCCAATTGCCAAGCGGCATAACGTCGGAGCCATCAACTGGGGATTCGTTGCCGGGAAGACCCAGACTTATATCCCGTGGGATTCGTGGGATCACCCGTACACCACGCCGCCGAAACTGTGGTTCCACGACCTGGTGCTGCCCGACGGAAAGCCGTACCGGGACAGCGAGTTGCAGACGCTTCGGGGGCTCGCCGGCGCCGTTAGCTGACCCTATGCGGCCCTCGGACCACGCACGTCAGGTGCGAGGGCGACCCCGGAACGTAGCGGCGTGACGCGGGCCAACTCGGTGACGTCGTGTTCGGCGGGATGCTCGATGTTGCGGTGGACGTACCAGATCGCGGCGATGGCGACGCCCGCCGCGCCCAGGGCCAGAACAACGGCGATGTCGCCGAGGGCCAGCAGAATGACGATTCCGGCGAGAATCCAGACGGCCTCGCCGATTGGGTAGCGCCCCTTGGGATTTTGCAACATGTCGGCCTCACTCAACAATCCATTCGCCGTTAAAGTCGGCGCATACGGCTGCAACGCGTGAGCGACACGAAAGCTGCCCGTCTGCCCAGACCGGTGACCCATTTCACTACCGGCCCGCACACACCGCCCTGCGGTTACTCCGGATAGTCGCCGATTTCCAGATCCTCGAGCAGGCTCGGATGGGTGGGCGCCCAGTCGAATCGCTGGCGCGTCAGCGCGCTGGACGACGGCTGATCGGCGGCGAAGATGGCGCCGAGCGGTCCGAAGTCTTCGGCGGGAGCGGAGGCGACAGGCACGCCGAGGCGGCGGCCGATCACCTCGGCGATCGCTCGCATCGGGTCGCCCTCGTCACCCACTGCGTGCAGTACCGAGCCGGGCGGTGCCTCTTCGAGAGCGATGCGGAACAACGCGGCGGCATCCTCGCGATGGACGGCGAGCCACCGCTGTGTGCCGTCGCCGACGTAGGCCGACACACCGCTGCGTCGCGCGGCCTGGATCAGGAGACTGGCAAAACCGTATCGCCCGCCTGCGTCATGCACCGACCGCGGTAGCCGTACCACCGACGATCGGACGCCGCGCTCGGCCAGGTCGACGACGAACTGACCGGTGCGGCCGCGGCCGGCCACGGGGCCCTCGGTCATGAACGGATCGGTCTCGGTACTCGGTCGGCCGGGCGCCGCCGGGGTGCCGTTCGCCAGAACGAGAGGTTTACCCGTCTCGACGAGCGCTTCGCCGATCGCGGCGACCGCGCGGGCTTCGTCGCCGACGGCGTCCCCTGTGCTGTTGAAGTCCTGGGGCAACGTGAAGTCGTGGGAGAACGCGAGGTAGGCGACACCGTCGGCATCGATCGCCTTTTGCAGCACGTCGAGGTCGGCGACGTCGCCGCGCAACGGCTCTGCGCCGAGGCGGCTGATCCTCGCGGCCGAGGACTCGGATCGGGCCAGTCCCACGACGTGATGACCAGCCGCGATGAGGTGTGTGACGACGGCCGACCCGATTCCACCGCTGGCACCGGTGACGAATATGCGCATGAATGACTTCCTTCGGTGATGCGGATGGCTCGCTGGCAACCCGACGCGCGCGAACGCTTGGTCGCGGCGGCGCTGGAGTTGTTCAACGAACGCGGATACGACGAGACGACGGTCGCGCAGATCGCCGAGCGGGCGGGCCTCACGAAGAGCACCTTCCTTCGGCACTTCCCCGACAAACGCGACGTGCTGGCGGCGGGCCAGGATGCCCTCGCGCGGCTGATGCGCGAGGGCATCGCCGCGGCGCCAGCCGACGCGACCCCACTGGACACCGTGTGCTCCGGTCTGAAGTCAGCCGCGGCGGCGTTCACGCCGGATAAACGGGAGTTCGCGCCAAGGTTGCAAGCGATGGTCGCGACCAGTGCCGAGCTACAGGAGCGCTACGCACTCAAACAGATCGGACTTGCCCTCGCAATGGCCGAGGCGCTGCAAACCCGGGGCATACCGGGCCCGACGGCCGCGTTGGCCGCCGAGCTCGGGGCGCTGGCGTTCAAGACCGCCTATGCCCGCTGGATAGAACCGGACGAAACCCGGAACCTGGGCACCCTCGCGTGCGAGGCGCTACGTGAATTACACAGCGCCGCAGCCAATCTTGGCTGACTCAGTGCTCCATGAGACCGGGCAGAGGTTCCGCCTCGGTCAGCCAATCGCGACCCGCCCTGGCGCGCCGTCGCTGGTGCTCAACATCAACTTCACCGGCGAGGTTCCCAAAGTCTACTTCGCATATCGTCCACCCTGCCGCCGCGCCACCCGGTGTTGTCGGACGTTTTAGCGCTGCAGCGGATGTTGGGCCACCAGAGCGCGAAGGTCACGCTCGATACCTACAGCGACTTGTTTGACGACGATCTCTATGTCGTCGCCACGAAGCTGGATGACCGGTATTCGCCTGAGGTTGCGGCCAAACTGTGGCCATAAGCCATTCAGGCGCAACCTTAGGAAACCTGGAAATGCGTCTCTTCCTGCGATTTCTCGCCGAGAGCTTTGGCGGTGGCGGAGGGATTTGAACCCTCGGACGGTTTTAGCCGTCACACGCTTTCGAGGCGTGCTCCTTAGGCCGCTCGGACACACCACCGCCGAGCAGCTTACAGAAGGAACCGCCTCTCACCCCAATCGCTGGCGCGCGAAGAACGCCTCCAGCGGCGCAGCGCACTCCCGCGCGAGCACGCCGCCGCGCACCTGCGGGCGGTGATTGAGCCGGCGGTCACGCACCACATCCCACAGCGAACCGACCGCACCCGTCTTGGGCTCCCAGGCGCCGAACACCAGCCGCGCGACGCGCGCCAGCACCAACGCGCCCGCGCACATCGTGCACGGCTCGACGGTGACCGCCAGGGTCGTGCCTTCCAGCCGCCACCCGTCACCGAGCACGGCGGCGGCGGTGCGTATCGCCAGGATCTCCGCGTGCGCGGTCGGATCACCAAGGGCCTCACGGGCATTAACGGCCCGGGCGAGTTCGGTTCCGTCCGGCCCCAAGATCACCGCACCGATCGGCACGTCCCGGGAACCCGCGGTCATCGCGGTCGACAGTGCGGCACGGATCAGATCCTCGTCGGTGGTGCTCACCGACCCAGTCTGACGGCGGCGACCCGCTTCGCCCAGCTGGGTCATTCGCGGCGACCCGCGGCGCCCGGCGCGGCCGCGCTTGCGATCGCCACGGCCGCGCTCGCGATCACCGACCCAAGCGGTCGATCACCGCCGACAGCTGATCGGCGAAGCCCATCTCGCGGGCGATGCGGCCCAGCTGCTCGTCGGCATACAGGTCGGTCTCGTCGAGAATGACGCCCAGCACCGCCTCGGGCAGGCCGATGTCGGACAGCAATCCGAGGTCACCCTCCTCGAACGGCTCGGACTCCTCGAGGTCTTCGGGATCGATGTCGGCGTCCAAGTTATCCAGGACCTCGGCGGCGATGTCGTAGTCGAGCGCCGCGGTGGCATCGGAGAGCAGCAACCGGGTCCCCGACGGCGCGGGACGCACGATGACGAAGAATTCGTCGTCGACATCGAGCAGCCCGAAGACCGCTCCCGCGCTGCGCAGTTCACGCAATTCCGTCTCGGCGGCGCTCAGACTGGTCAGCGCCTTGGGTCCCATGACGGAACAGCGCCACTGGCCCTCTTCCCTGACGACGGCGACACCAAAGCCGTCCGGCGCGTCCGCGGCCGGGCCCTGCGCTGAGGCCCGTTGTGATCCCATGGGCGCCTACGCTAGTCGCCGACCAGGCCGCTTGACCAGATAAGGCCCACTCGGCGCGCCACCTGAGAGCAGCGCTTCGGGCGAACTGTGCCAACCTTGCACTGTGGCTTGGACAGCGACCAGAACACCGGTATGCGTGCTCGGTCTGGGGCTCATCGGCGGCTCGATCATGCGGGCGGCGGCCGCCGCGGGGCGGGAAGTGTTCGGCTACAACCGGTCCGTCGAGGGCGCCCAGGGGGCCGTCGCCGACGGATTCGACGCCACCACCGACCTCACCCACACGCTGACCCGCGCCGCCCGTACCGGCGCGCTGATCGTGCTGGCCGTGCCGATGCCGGCGTTGCCGAGCATGCTCGCCCACATCAGCGAATTGGCCCCCCAATGCCCCCTGACCGACGTCACCAGCGTCAAAACCGCGGTGCTCGACGAGGTCAAGGCGGCCGGCCTGCAGGACCGCTTCGTCGGCGGTCACCCGATGACCGGCACGGAAAACTCGGGCTGGTCCGCCGGGCACGCCGGGTTGTTCACGATGGCCCCGTGGGTGGTCAGCGTCGATGACCACGTCGACCCGGTGGTCTGGTGGATGGTGATGACGTTGGCGCTGGACTGCGGCTCGGTGGTGGTGCCGGCCCGCTCCGACGAGCACGACGCGGCGGCCGCCGCGATATCCCATCTCCCGCACCTGCTCGCCGAGGCGCTGGCGGTGACGGCCGCCGAGGTGCCACTGGCCTTCGCGCTGGCCGCTGGCTCCTTCCGCGACGGCACCCGCGTGGCCGGCAGCGCCCCGGACCTGGTCCGGGCCATGTGCGAAGCGAACTCCGCGCAGCTGCTGCCGGCCGTCGACCGCATGATCGACCTGCTGAGCCGCGCCCGCGACTCGCTGGACTGGGACAACTCAGTTGCCGAGCTGGTCGAGGCGGGTCACGCCGCCCACACGCGCTACGACCGCTTTCCGCGCTCCGACATCTTTCCCGTCGTCATCGGCGCCGAGAAGTGGCGCGAGGAGCTGGCCGCCGCGGGCCGGGCGGGCGGGGTGATCAGATCCGCTCTGCCAATCCGGGATAGTCCACGATGAAGCCGTCGGCGTCGGCCGTCACGGTGGTGTCGGCGACGGGTGAGCGCAGCTTGATGCCGTCGAGACTACCCGTGCTGGTGTAGTTCACGATCGCCGCGGAAACGGTCATGTCGGGAACGTGCACGTAGACCATCGGCAGCGCGATCGAGTCGGCCTGATGCTGCAAGTCGAGGCGGCGGATGGGCAGCGCGTTGAAAAACGGGCTGAACACCACGTCGACGTCGAGCGCGCCGTTGAATCCTTCGCGCCGTTCCCCATGGTGATCGCTGATCAACCACATGTTTTCCTCGTCACGGGAGATGGCGAGCTGGCGTTCGCGCTCGGCCAAGGTGACGGTCAGCCCGAACCTCTTGGTGGCCCCGCTCTCGTCGGTCTGCACCTCGTAGAAGGCGCCGAAGGCGGGGTTGGCGGCGGTGGCCGCCGCCACAATGCGGCCATTGGCTCGAATTCGCTTGCCGGACAAATAAACTCGCACCGATTCCATACGGGACACATCCGGTGCGCGCCATGTCAACATCGCCGGCCAAGCGGGCTGGGTCGGATCGGTAGGGGCGTTCACACTCCTACCGTAAGACGTGTCCGCTGACGGGGGCAGCTTTGTCGCCAAGTGGGGCCGGTTTCACGTGGTCACGCCGCCGCGACCTGCGCAGCCGCCCGGTGCCCGGCACGGACAGCCACACCGCGAACGCCAGCAGGGCGTCGAGCGCCAGCGCCAGGGCCGCCACCATCAGCGCACCGACCAGGGCGAGCTGGAATTCGCGCATCTTGATCCCGTCGATCAGGTATCGGCCCAGCCCGCCCAGGCTGGCATAGGCGGCCACCGTTGCGGTGGCGACCACCTGCAACGTCGCGTTGCGCAGCCCGCCCAGGATCAGCGGCAGCGCGTTGGGCACCTCGACGCGCAGCAGGACCTGGGCCTCGGTCATGCCCATCGCGCGGGCGGCGTCGACCACCGTGGGCTCGACGCTGGCGATGCCCGCGTAGGTGCCGGCCAGCAGCGACGGCACGCCCAGCAGCGTCAGTGCCACCAGCGGCGGGCCTATGCCCAGCCCGAACAGCAACACCCCGAGCAGTAGCACACCCAGCGTCGGCAGGGCACGCAGACCGTTGATCGTGCCCACCACCAGCAGCGTGCCGCGGCCGGTGTGCCCGATCAGCATGCCGAGCGGGACGGCGATCAGGGCGGACGCGCCGACTGCCAGCGCGGTGTATTCCAGGTGTTCGATGGTGCGCGCGGCGAGCCCGACCGGGCCGGTCCAGTTGTCGGCGGTCAGCAGGTAGGACACCGCCTGCCCGACGAAGTTCATCGCGCACCCCCCACGACCGGGGCCGGCACCAATCGCCGCCGGCCCGCCCTGCGGGTGGCACGCTCCCAGGGCGTGGCCAGCCGCCCGACGACGAGGATCGACACGTCCAGGACGACGGCAAGCACCAGCAACACGATGATGCCAGCGACGATCTGGTCGCTCTTGTTGGCTTGGTATCCCATGGTGAACCACGAGCCGAGCCCCCCGATGCCGATCACCGAGCCCACCGCCACCATCGCGATGTTCGTCACCACGACGACGCGCAGGCCGGCGACCATGACCGGAATCGACAGCGGCAGTTCGACTTTCAGCTTTCGCTTGATCGTCGGGTAACCCACCGCGGTCGCCGCGTCCCGCACCTGCGCGGGAACGACGTCCAGCGCCTCGAGGATAGCCCGCACCAACAACGCGGTGGTATAGGCCGTCAGCGCGACGATGACGTTGACCTCGTCGAGGATGCGCGTCCCGATGATCGTCGGCAGGGCCACGAACAACGCCAGCGACGGGATGGTGAACACGACGCTGGCGGCCGCCGTCGTCAACCGCCGGGGAATCGGTGCGCGTTGCACCAGCATGCCCAGCGGCACCGCGACCGCGAGCCCGATCAGCACCGGCACCAACGCAAGCCGCAGATGCACGACCGTCAACCGCCCGGCGTCGCCCAGATGAGTCAGCAGATAGTGCATGTTCAGACCCGGCGCTGCGCTTCCACCGCGGCCAGGACGTCGGTGGCCAGCACGCCGCCGACGACCCTGCCGTCGCGGTCGACCGCGACGCCGACGAACGACGGAGAGGACAACGCCGCGTCGAGTGCCTGGCTGAGGTTGCCGCCCGGGCGGAGCTGCGAACCCACCGCGCTGAGGCAGTCCCGCAACGGCGTGCCCGCACGATGACGTCGCACCCCGTCGGCGTCGATCCAACCCACCGGCCCGCCGCCGTCGTCGACCACCAGCGTCCAGCCGTCCGCGGCGCACGTGGCCGAACCATCGGCCAACGCGCCCAGGACAATTCGATCGAGGTCGTGCAACGGCAACCCGGCCGCCTCGATGAGTTGCAGCCAGCGGTAGCCGCGGCCGAGCCCGATGAACCGGGCCACGAACTCGTTGGCGGGACACGAGAGCAGTTCCGCGGGCGCGTCGTATTGCTGCAGCACGCCGCCGCGGCCGAACACCGCCACCCGGTCGGCGAGTTTGAGGGCCTCGTCGATGTCGTGGGTGACGAACACGATCGTCTTGTGCAATTCGCCTTGCAGGCGCAGTATTTCGTTTTGCAGCTCGTGCCGGACCACGGGGTCGATGGCCGAAAACGGCTCGTCCATCAGCAAGATCGGCGGATCGGCGGCCAGGGCGCGGGCCACGCCGACGCGCTGTTGTTCGCCGCCGGACAGCTGCGCGGGAAATCGGTTGGCCAGCTTGGCGTCCAGGCCCACACGCTCGAGCACCGCGTAGGCGGCCTTGCGAGCCGCCCGCCGCGGCTGCCCCTTGAGCACCGGCACGGTCGCGACGTTGTCGATCACCCGCTGATGCGGCATCAGTCCGGCATTCTGCATGACGTAACCGATTCCGAGGCGAAGCTGGACCGCATCGACCGTCGACACGTCGGCGCCGGCCACCGTGATGGTGCCCGACGTCGGCTCGACCATGCGGTTGATCATCCGCAGCGCGGTGCTCTTGCCACTGCCCGACGAGCCGACGAACACGGTCAACTTGCCGTCGGGGACCTCGAGGCTGAGGTCGTCGACGGCGGTGTTGCCGCCGGGGAAGACCTTGCTGACCCGACAGAAGCTGATCATTGCGCCAGCGGCCGATCGAAGCCGTTGTCGCGCAACCAGTTCCGCGCGACCTGGCCGGGGTCTTTGCCCGAGTTGCCCGCCACCTCGGCGTTGAGCGCCGCGACGCCCGCGGAGGTCAGCTTCGCCGATACCGCGTCCAGCACATCCTTGAGGCGGTCAGACTTCTTCTGCGAATTCACCAGCGGCACAATGTTGCCGGCCAGGAAGTTGTGCTCGGGGTCCTCGAGTACCACCAGGTGGTTCTGCGGGACGGCCGGTGACGTGCTGAAGATGTTGGCGGCGTTGACCCTTCTTTCGACCAGCGCGCGCACGGTCACGGCCCCGCCGCCGTCTTCGATCGCAACGAAATTGCCCGGGCCGATGGTCAGCCCGTACTTCTGCTTCAGGCCGGGCAGCCCCGAGGGTCGGGCCTGGAAGTCCGACGGTGCCCCGAGCCTGACGTCCGGCGAGTGCGCTGCCAGGTCGCCGATGGTCTTCAGGTGCCAGGCCGCAGCGGTTTCGCCGGTGACGGTGATGGTGTCGGTGTCGGAAGCCGGCGAGGGCGTCAGAATGGACAGGTCGCCGGGCAGGCGCTGGTAGAGCTCCAATTCGACGGCGTCGAGCATGGTTGCGCTCGATTTGGGCTCGAAGTATTGCAAGAGGTTGCCGATGTATTCCGGCACCAAGTCCACGGAATGATCCTTCAACGCGGGGATGTATGTCTCGCGGCTGCCGATGCCCATGCGCCGCCCGACATCAAACCCGTTCACCTGCAATGCCTGTGCGTAGATCTCGGCCAGGATCTGGGATTCCGGGAAGTCGCCGGAGCCAACCACGATCGATCTCATGCTGCGGACCTGCGGCCCCAGCGGATCGGAATTGCTGCAGGACGCAAGCACACTGATCGTTGCCAAGCCCACCGCCGCGGCGACGATCGCGCGGTGCACGCGCCGCGGCATCCTCATACCCGCAGACCCTAACCGCCGCGACACCTGAACACCGCACCATTGCGCAGGCAGGACGGGGTTCGTGGCGTTGTTAGTTTCATTCTCTGGCGGATGGGGACAAGATGACACTATGAGCAGCAACTCCCCTGCCTCGCCCACGCCGCCTCCCCCCGTCGGCCCGACGCACAAAGAACCGGCTATCGGGTTCACCCGCGCCGGCGCGTTATGGTCGGCGTTGATCGCGGGCTTCCTGATCCTGATCGTGTTACTGATCTTCATTACCCAGAACACGACCTCGGCATCGTTTCAGTTTCTGGTCTGGCGCTGGAGCCTGCCGCTGGGCGTGGCAATCCTGCTGGCGACGGTCGTCGGCGGGCTGTTGACGGTGGCGGTCGGCACCGCGCGCATCAT from Mycobacterium shigaense includes these protein-coding regions:
- a CDS encoding ABC transporter ATP-binding protein; this translates as MISFCRVSKVFPGGNTAVDDLSLEVPDGKLTVFVGSSGSGKSTALRMINRMVEPTSGTITVAGADVSTVDAVQLRLGIGYVMQNAGLMPHQRVIDNVATVPVLKGQPRRAARKAAYAVLERVGLDAKLANRFPAQLSGGEQQRVGVARALAADPPILLMDEPFSAIDPVVRHELQNEILRLQGELHKTIVFVTHDIDEALKLADRVAVFGRGGVLQQYDAPAELLSCPANEFVARFIGLGRGYRWLQLIEAAGLPLHDLDRIVLGALADGSATCAADGWTLVVDDGGGPVGWIDADGVRRHRAGTPLRDCLSAVGSQLRPGGNLSQALDAALSSPSFVGVAVDRDGRVVGGVLATDVLAAVEAQRRV
- a CDS encoding ABC transporter substrate-binding protein, with product MRMPRRVHRAIVAAAVGLATISVLASCSNSDPLGPQVRSMRSIVVGSGDFPESQILAEIYAQALQVNGFDVGRRMGIGSRETYIPALKDHSVDLVPEYIGNLLQYFEPKSSATMLDAVELELYQRLPGDLSILTPSPASDTDTITVTGETAAAWHLKTIGDLAAHSPDVRLGAPSDFQARPSGLPGLKQKYGLTIGPGNFVAIEDGGGAVTVRALVERRVNAANIFSTSPAVPQNHLVVLEDPEHNFLAGNIVPLVNSQKKSDRLKDVLDAVSAKLTSAGVAALNAEVAGNSGKDPGQVARNWLRDNGFDRPLAQ
- a CDS encoding LapA family protein, with protein sequence MSSNSPASPTPPPPVGPTHKEPAIGFTRAGALWSALIAGFLILIVLLIFITQNTTSASFQFLVWRWSLPLGVAILLATVVGGLLTVAVGTARIIQLRRAAKKHHAAAAATATDIGLTGTDLAG